The genomic region ACGCTTTGACCAAGGCCGGCCTGCCCACCGCCACCCCGCCGCGCGGCGACAATTCCAAGGCGGGCGACGCCAAAACGCCGGGCACGACGGTTGCCAACGTCGCGCAGCAGGCCTATTTCGCCGACGTCGCCACCAAGGTGGTGCTGCCGATGTTCAAGGCGCGCAACAAGCCCTTCGTGCTGGTGTTCTGGTCGCGCGACCCCGACGGCAGCCAGCACAACACAGGCGACAGCCTCAACCAGATCATGCCCGGCATCAACGGTCCGACCTCGATGGCAGGCATCAAGAATGCCGACAATAACCTCGCCCAGCTCCGCAAGGCGCTTGACGAACTCGGGCTCGCGGCCTCGACCAACATCATCGTCTCGGCCGACCACGGCTTCTCGACCATCTCCAAGGAGAGCAAGACCAGCCCCTCGGCCAAGGTCAGCTATGACGACACGCCCAAGGACTTCCTGCCGATGGGCTTCCTGGCGCTCGACCTTGCGAAAGCGCTCGACCTGCCCTTGTTCGATCCCAACGACAAGAACGCAAAGATCGAGGGCAACAAGCATCCCAAGGCCGGCAACGGCGTGCTCGGCAAGGATCCCACCAAGCCCGACCTCGTCGTCGCCACCAATGGCGGCTCGGACCTGATCTATCTGCCGAACAAGGACAAGAAGCTCGCCGCTAAGACCATCAAGGCGCTGCTCGAGCAGGACTACGTCTCCGGCCTGTTCGTCGAGGATTCGCTCGGCCGCTTCCCCGGGACGCTGCCGCTGTCGAGCATCAATCTGCGCGGCAAGTCGGCGACCCCGACGCCGTCGATCGTCGTCAACTTCCGCTCCTATGCCAGCGATTGCGGCGAGGCGCCGACCAACTGCTCGGTCCAGGTCGCCGACACCGTGCTGCGCCAGGGCCAGGGCATGCATGGCAGCTTCAGCCGCGGCGACACCATGAACTTCATGGCCGCCATCGGTCCGGACTTCAAAGCCGGCTATGTCGACGAGATTCCGGTCAGCAATGCCGACGTCGGCATGACGGCCGCGCAGCTCATGGGCCTGCGCAGCTCGCACAATGGCGGCCTGATCGGCCGCGTGATGTCCGAGGCCATGCCCAATGGCGTCGTGCCGAAGGCCTATGCCGGCACGGTGAAGTCGAAGCCCGCCGAGGGCGGCCTGGTCACCGTGCTGAACTTCCAGCGCGTCGGCAGCCAGCGTTATTTCGATGCCGCTGGCTTCCCCAGCCGCACGCTGGGTCTCGAGCCGGACACCGGCAAACAAAAAACGGCGGGGAAATAACCCCGCCGTTCCCTCGCGTCCTCACGTGAGGCGCAAAATCTTACATCCCAATGTCGAACACGTTCGGCAATTGGCCCGCCAGAGGCAGTGCGGTGGCGCCGAGGAAAGTCGCCACCATCGCCATCAGGCGACGGTTGTTCTGGCGCTTGCCGCGCATCTGGCCGGCAATCCACTCCAGCATCTCGCTGTTGACCTTGGAGGCATAGGACGGCGCCCAGCTCTCGATCTCGGTGTCGGCGGACAGCGCGACGCTGCGCGGCGGCACCTTCAGGCCCGATGCGCTGGCGGCATAATGGGCGACCGCCTTGGCGAGCAGGTCGTCGAACCTGCCGCCATCGGTGCGCTCGGTCGCGGCCTCGTTGATCTCGAACAGAACTTCGGCCTCGGCGCGGCTGACCGGCTGGTCGTTGACGGCGGTGGCGGTGAGGATGCGCATGCACCAGGCGGTGTCATCGGCGTCGAGCGAGCGCGAGAAATGCACCCTTCCCTTGGTGGTCGGGCCTTCGCCGGTGATCACGCCATCGCGCACGACGGAAAGGGCATGAGCTGCGGTATCGCGGCAGGACGGCACGAGGGACGACGACTCGTTAGGCTTAGGCGCAGCGGCAGACATAGTTCACTTCCAGACTTCTTCTGATCGACCAGCATTTTCATGCCGGCGTAAAGGGGTGGTTAACGATTCGATACGGGGATCGCGACTTTTCTAGATGGTTGCCAATTGGTCGCTATCAGGACCAATCTGGTTCTAGAGCGCGCCGGGCGAGCGTGATGGAAGTCATAAAAGGCATTATCGGGGCAATCGCGCCCGTGCGGCTCCGGTGGAGATGTTTCGTCGCAGGCGCCGCTGTAACAGAAAGTTGCTGGGAAATCGGCCCTTCGAAGAAAGAATTCACATTTTACTTGAGGCGGTTCACTTGCCGTTCACTTGCGCCGGCCAAGCCCCTATAATGGTTCCGACGGCCGAAGGTGAATTCTTAAGTAAGTTCAACGAGATGAGGTAGAACCATGACACTTCCGATCGGCGCCACCGCCCCCGACTTCGAAGCCGAGACCACCGAAGGGAAGATCAAGTTCCACGATTGGATCGGCAACAGCTGGGCCCTCTTGTTCTCACACCCAAAGGACTTCACGCCGGTTTGTACGACCGAGCTCGGCGCGCTCGCCAAGCTGAAGCCGGAATTCGACAAGCGCGGCGTAAAGCTGATGGGCCTCTCGGTCGATCCGGTCGACCGTCATGCCAAATGGTCCGAGGACATCAAGGAGACCCAAGGCGCCGCGCCCAACTACCCGATGATCGGCGACATCGATTTCAACGTCTCCAAGCTCTACGGCATGTTGCCGGCCTCGACCTCGGGCGATCCCCTCACCCGCACGCCGGCCGATAACCAGACCGTCCGCAACGTCTTCATCATCGGTCCGGACAAGAAGATCAAGCTGGTGCTGGTCTATCCGATGACGACGGGCCGTAACTTCCAGGAGATCCTGCGCGTCATCGACTCGCTCCAGCTCACCGCCAAGCATCGCGTCGCCACGCCGGCCGACTGGTCGCAGGGCGAGGACGTCATCATCGCGGGCTCGGTCTCCAACGACGAGGCCAAGACGATCTATCCGCAGGGCTGGAAAGAGCCGAAGCCCTACATCCGCATCGTCCCGCAGCCGAAATAAAAACGAACTGTCATCCCGGGGCGATGCGTCAGCATCGAACCCGGGATCTCGAGATTCTCTGGTGCGCAATTGCGCACCAGAGTTCCTGCGGACCGCTCCGGAATGACTGTAGCGATTACGCCGCGTGCACGCGGTCGAGGAAGCTCTCGACCTCGGCCTTCAGATGCAGGCTCTCGCCCGACAGCGCCTGGGCGGAAGCAAACATCCGGCTCGACGTCTCGCCCGTCTCGCTGGCGCCCTTGGCGGCGTGGCGGACATTGACCGCGACATCGGCGGTGCCCGACACCGCCGCGCGCACGCTGGCCACGATGTTGTGCGTCGCGCTTTTCTGTTGCTCGACCGCGGCCGAGATCGAGCCTGCGATGCCGCTGATGCGCTCGATGGTCTGGCTGATCGCCTTGATGGCGGCGACCGATTCCTCGGTCGCAAGCTGCATGCTCTCGATCTGGTTCGAGATCTCGTCGGTCGCCTTCGCGGTCTGGCCGGCGAGCGTCTTGACCTCCTGAGCCACCACCGCAAAGCCACGGCCGGCATCGCCCGCGCGTGCAGCCTCGATGGTCGCATTCAGCGCCAGCAGATTGGTCTGCTCGGCGATCGAGGTGATCAGCTTGACCACGTCGCCGATGCGCGAGCCGGCTTCCGAGAGCTGCGCGATGCGCTGGTCGGTCGCTTCGGCCTGCCGCACCGCCTCGGCGGAGATCTCGTTCGATTCCTGCACCCGGCGGGTGATCTCGGAGATGGATTGAGACAGCTCGTCGGAAGCCGACGCCGCCGAACGTACATGCTCGGAGGCGCTCTCGGAAGCTCCCGCCGACTGCGCCGACAGATCGGCCGTGGAGCGCGCGGCGTCGGTGAGTTGTCGCGCGGCGCGCTCGAACTCGCCCGACGATGCGAGCACCTTGTCGAGAATGCCGCCGACGCTGCCGCGGAATCCCTCGACGAAATTGCGCAGCTCGGCCTTGCGCTGCTCGGCTGCGGCGGCAGTTGCCGCGGCCTGCTCGCTGCGCAGGCGCGCCCGCTCCTGCGAGTTGCTCTTGAACACCGCGACCGTGCGGGCGATCTCGCCGATCTCGTCGGCACGGTCCTCGCATTCGATCGCGACGTCGCCCTGGCCGTTGGCAAGCGCGGTGAGCGAGTGCGTCACCGAGGTCAGCGGCCGGGTGATGCGGCGGACGACCAGCAGGGTCAGGACCAGCACCAGAAGCGCGGCAAGCCCCGCGGCGGCCGCCATGCTCTCCATCGCCTGGGACAGCATGCCCTCGAACTGCGTCATGGGGATGCCGACATAGAGAATGCCGGCGACCTTGCCGGTGCCATCCGCAATCGGGAAATAGGCGGTCATGAACGTCTTGCCGAACAGCGTGGCCGGCCCCTTATAGGCCTCGCCACGGCGCAGCGGCGCCTGCCCCGGATGATCGGCGGCAAGCTGGGTCCCGACCGCGCGGTCGCCATTTTCCTTTTTCACGTTGGTCGAGCGGCGGACGAACTGCCCGCTGGCCGCGTCGAACACGAACAGGGTCGCGTTGCCGCCGACATAGGACACTGACCGATCGACGATGGCGTGATCCTTGAAGTCGGGCATTTTCGGGATCTCGGCGCGGACCACCGCGCCGTCCCGGATCGTGATCTTGGCTTCGGGAACGGTCTCTGCAAAGGCCAGCGCCAGCGTGCGCAGATTGACCTCGATGTCGCGCAAGGCGCGGTCATGGAAGGCGGATGTCAGCGACCAATAGCCGGCGCCGACCACCAGTGCCGTGTTCATTGCGATCAGCAGCACCGCGCACAGGACGGCCTTGGTGCCGAGCTTGAACCGCGGCAGGAACTTCGCCGTTAGAAGATTGGACATGGATGGAATGACCCCCGTAATTCCTGCATAATCGTGCAATTGACTTACAGTCGCATTAACGACGGTTCCCACCGCCGCGCGCGGTATGGTTTCCAATTGGTAAACGAGGCCTCCCACCTCCGATCGACTGGCACCTGAGCGAAGCCTGGTTCTGGGACGCGCTGGTCGACGCGAACGCCGGCAGCGCCGCCAACTCGCAATGGGTCGCCGGCCGCGGCGCTCACGCTATTCCCTAATCCGCCCACCGGCCCTGGCAGGCGACGCCGATCGAGCTTGCGAGCGCGGGCATCACGATCGGCAAGACCTATCCGCAGCCGATCGTCGATCATGCCAGGGGACGCGAACGCGCGCTCGCCGCCTACGCAAAGATCCGCAAAGGTTGAGCGTCGCTTTGACACAATTTCGAAACCCGCTATCGTCATCGCTCCATACAAACCGTGGGGGACGATATGGACGACGAGAAGCCGATCACCGAACAGGCGATGGAGACGATCACCAGTGCCGTAGAAACGACCAAGGACGCGGCAGTCACTGCAGTCAAGCAGGTGAAGAAAGCCGCCAAGAAGGTCGCGAAGAAAGTAGCGCCGAAGAAGGCAGCCAAGAAGAAAGCCAAGAAGGCTGCGAAGAAGACGACGAAGAAAGCCGCCAAGAAGTCGTCCAAGAAGGCCGCAAAAAAGTCTGCGAAGAAGGCTGCAAAGAAAGCCGGCAAGTCGAAGAAGAAGGCCAAGAAGGCCAAGCGCTGATCGCACCGGAAGACGTCTCCGGGTGCGGGCGCGCCCGGAGACAGCGCACGCCTACCCTCGCCGCTTGGCTGCGCGCCGGCCCGGATGATGCTTGCCCTTGGGATCGCGGAATTCGCTGCGATGTCCCCGCCGGTCCTCTGCCTTGAAGCGTTTCCGCTTTTCCGGCGAGCCGAACTGCTTGATGACCCGCCTGCCGTTGACCTTCTTGATCACGTAACCGCCCTCGGTCATCGAGAACGGCGCTTTCAGCGAGCCCAGGTGGTCGAACTTGGTGCCGCGGGGATGGTCGAACGGCTCGAACCAGGACGGATAAACGAAATTCGACATGGGAAAGCCGTTGACGAGGAACCACTCCTCCTCCACGGCGTCGCAGACCTCGTAGGCGTATTGGGTATGCCGGGTGTTGTCGGCCCACAGATTGGCCATGGGATCGAGCACCATCTCGAACAGCTCGTGCGACGCCGCGAGGCTGACCGGATCGTCCGCACCAAGCGCCTTCAGGAATATCTTCGAGATCGGTTGCCCCCGATGCGTCAGCTCGTGCCGCCCGAGAAGTTGTTCGTGGCTGGCATCGTCGAAATAGACCAATTGCCAGTCGGTGGGCTTGGGCTTGCGGGTGACGTCGAGGTCGACGGGATAGCCCCATACGGGGAGGAAATGCTCGTCGTAGCATTTCTGCAGAGCGGCCGTGAGCCTCCGCATCAACCGGTCGCTCATCATCTCCTCTGCATAGTTGATGCAGGCAATCCGGACCGGCTTCATCGACCTGCCGAGCAGCGTCCGCCGCGCTTTCTTCATGGACATCACCGTGCTGAAAAGGAATGGCTCGAATGCGCCATCCTAGCACGAAACGATCAACACACGTCAGGGCTGTGCACGCCGTCAGGATCGCCGATTGACGACGAAGACCGCTGTGGCGCAGAGCGCCATGCCCGCAATGGCAATCGCGTCCAGCTTTTCTCCGAACAGCAGATAGGCCATCAGGGCCGTGACGGCCGGAACCAAATAAAACAGACTGGCGACCGAGGTCGCCGCGGCGTGGCGGATCAGCCAGTACAACAGCCCGATCGATCCGATCGAGAGCGCGACCGCGAGCCAGGCGAGCGCAAGCACGAACTCCCGCGTCCAGTGCACCACGCGATCCTCGAACAGGAAGGCGCCGATCGCGAAGAAGATGGTGACGGCCACGTACTGCACGAGATTGCCGGCGCGCCAGTCGATGTGATTGCAATAGCGGCGCTGATAGAGCGTCCCGAGCGTGATGCTGACAAGCGAGACCACCGAGGCGAGCCAACCGAGCCCGGCTTCGCCGGTCATCGGGCGGTTGTGCAGGATCAGCACGACGCCGCCGAGGCCGAGGACGAGGCCGGCCCATTGCACCGGCGTCACCCTCTCGCCGAGCCAGCGATTGGCGATGGTCGAGGTCAGGATCGGCTGCAGGCCCGGAATCAGCGCGGAAAGGCCGGCCGGAATCGAATGCGCGATCGCAATCGCGGTGCCGCCGAGATAGAAGCCGTGGACGAGGATGCCCGCAACCGCGCTGTGCGCGATGCCCGCACGGTCCGGCCATTTCGGCCGCGCGATGCCTGCGATGATTGCCATCAGGCCGACCACGATCGCCATGCGGATGGCGAGATAGGTCAAGGGATCGGCATTGTTGACGACGTATTTGGTGCCGATGAATCCGGTGCTCCAGAGCAGCACGAACAGGATCGGCGCGGCACGGGCGGCCAGGGTTTCTTGATTATGGTTCATTGCCGCCCTCATTGCCCGACCGTTGGCCATGCGGCAATGCGAATTTCGTCTTGACGATGCTGCACTGCGACGGACGATCGCGGTCCAGCTCAGCCGCTCACCATTCTTCCGGACAGGGATTGACGATCTTCCAGAGCTCGACGCCGTTCTTGATCTTCTTCATGTCGGTGGTGAGCCCGCCATTGCGGCGAATCCAGTCCTTCACCGTGTCGGGGTAGTAGGACATGAGATCGGAGGTGCCCTCGGCGCTGGTGACCTTGATGCCGAAGGTGAACGCCTTGTCGTAATAGGCTTGGTGGAAGCCGAGGCTCGCGCGCGGCGTCACGCAGATCTTGTTCATCGGCACGATGCCGAGCACGAGCGTGCAGGCCGAATTGCAGATGCCGTCGATGATGACCCGCTCGCCCTTTTCGCGAACCCGCTTGTACTTGGCCTTGTACTCCTCGACATAGCCGCCGTGGTCGCGGGTGATGTGCAGCTCGGCGCGTGCCGGTGTGGCAGCGGCGAGGCAGAGCAACAGCAGACTCGGAAGCGTGATGCGCATGGCGAGATGACGGCGAAGGCCTTCAGGAATGTACCGGACTCGAGGGAGCGGCAAATGATCCCCGGGGCCGGCGGCAGAATTCTCAACCGAATAGTGTTTGGTCATACTTGTGTGGGGAATTCGTTAAGCATCCCCAAAAGGCCAAAAATGGGCAGCTTTTGGCCGCATGTCCGGCAATTCTGTCACACCCACGCGGAAATGTGCGGCATTGGCATTGATTTCGGCCCTCCGGAGCGATGCCTGACCGCTCGAAATTGCTATAAACGGCAGACCTATTCGAGCGGGTTCCGGAGAATCGAGATGAGCAAGTTGACGCGTGTAGCCGCGGTTGCGACCCTGACGGCTGCGGTCCTGGCCCCGGCCCTCGCGGAGGCGCACGGCCGCCACCGGTACCACCGCTCCTACGCCAACCCGCTGCCCTACCCGATCAGCTACCTGCACAATTACGGCCCCGGTATCACCCCCGGCACCTTCGCCTACTATGACGGCCCGGCGACCAACCACTGCTATCGTAGCGCGGCCGCCTATATCGGTCAGGACGGCCGGCGGCACCCCTGCTATTGAGGCGCCGCGGCCGCTGCGGGTCCTCTATTTGGCGGCGCCCGACCGTAGCAATTGCTTCTCGATCTCGTAGACCGGCAGCTTGACGAGGTCCTTGCCGACCTCCCCCTGAAGCGCCTTGCGCACCCCGTCCGAATAGTCGGCGCGGATCATGCCGAGCGCCCGCGGCGAGGCCACCATGGTCAGGGCCATGGTCTCACCGGAGCTGACGGCGGCGTCGAGCCGGCCGGCCAGGCTCCGCAGAAAGGCGCGCTCGGCCTCGTCGTGCCAATCGGTCTGCTCGACCGAGCTGCGTGCGCCGCCGACTGCGCCATGCAATCGGCCCGGCGCGTCGGACCCTTGAGCAGCGGTCGCGGGATTGGGCTGCTCGTGCACCTCCTTGGTGTGGAGGTTCGGAAACATCTCGTCGCCGAGGTTTTCCAGAATGAGCGCCTTGCGCCCGTCGCACACGACCAGCCAGTCACCCTTGTCCATTCTCATCTTGTCCATTGCAACTTCTCCTTGACACTTGCAGACGCCGCATCCGGCATCAGAGCAGCTCTTCGAATTCCTCGAAGGACTTGCCGAACTGCGTCATCGCCTCCTCCAGATAGTCGGCGAGCATTGGGGTGCCGATCAGGTAGGAGGCGGTGCGCTGGTTATGCGCTTGCGCAGCCTGAGCACGCAGCTGACTCCAATCGGAAAGATCACCGTCGCCGCGGCCGAGCCAGGTCAGCGCCACGAGATCGATCTGCTCATCAACATTGAGAGCGCGGATAAAGCCCGCGAGCTCCGCACGGTCGGTGGTTTGGCCGCGGCCGCTGCGGCCGTAGCTCATGTCATCGTCGCCGAAGTCCAGGACGACGCCACCACCGCCCGCTTCGCTGTCGGACCGGCGCGATTTCGAGATGACGAAGAAAACCTTCTCCGGCGAGATCGACAGATCTGGACTGACTCGCATTCAGCTCACCTTGCCCGGCAGCAGGCACCACGCCGCCGCCATGACGGTGACAGTAAGAGCCAAGGCAAACTTGCGAATTGCGCAGGATCAAGGCCAGGTCTCGGCACGGCCTGGCGGCCTACGCCCGCTTCCGAGCCGTGACGTAAGGGTCAGCTCGCCGAAGGTTTGTTCATCTGTATTACATTTCGGTTCGGCCACAATTTGATCAGAACAACCTCGATATCCTGCATCGCGTAAGCGGAGGAAGACATCATGAATCTCAAGACTGGCCTCTTGGCCGCATCCCTGTTCGGCGCCCTCGCGGCATCGACGACGGCATCCGCCATGCCCGTCGCGCCTGCACCTACGACACCGCAGGTCTCCGGCGTCGAGCAGGTCCGCATGGTCTGCGACGCCTGGGGACAGTGCTGGTGGCGGCCGAACTACTATGGCTATTACGGGCCGCGGCCCTATTACGGCCCGCGGTATTATCGGCCGCGCTATTACGGTCCACGCTATTATGGGTATTACGGCTATCGCCGCTGGTGACGTTTGAAGGGGCCCTCGGGCCCCTTCGCTTTTTGCAACATCACGGTATGCAAAGCCACCTTTGGCCTGGAGCCGTTCATATCTGATCTAGATCAAAGATCAGCCGATTCCGTCACTTACAACGACTTAACCGATCGTCTCTCGATACCGTCAACATGAACGTGCGGAAACGTTGAGATGGCAATGATCCGACGGACCTCATGACATGATGTCCGCAATACTACGGCCTGAAATTCGGTTTACTGAAACGCGATGTTTCGCCATTGATGGCGATGCATCGACGCCCATTTGATTGTCTCATTTCGGCAGCCGGCCAGAATCATGTTGTTCGACAACCTCGCTCCTTCCTCTGCGCTTCAACTGATCGGCTTTTCCGATGTCGATACGTTTCGGCCGATCGAGACGATGGAGGATGCGAGGAGCATTCCGCTCGACATCCCGAACTTCGCGGCGGCCCGAGCCATCGTTTCCCTGCCGGCGTGCCGCATCATCATGATGAGATCTTTCGCGCGAATCCTCGACACCGCCTATCGCATGCCGGGCGGGATGGTGATCCTGTCGATGACCGACGATCTTCAGGCCAACTTCAAGGGCGTGGATCTGGACGTGCGCTTCTTCGCTGCCCTCCGCGGCAACGATGAGTGCCATTTCGTCGAGCCCCGGACCAATCATCACGCCATGATCATCTTCTCCCCCGGACTGAGAGACCGGGGCTGGTTCGACCGCGCCGACCATTTGCGCGTCCATGTGGCGAACCGGCCCGCCCTGCTCCACACGCGACAGCTCTTGCTCGATATCCTGCGCACCGCGTCAGTGCAGCCGCACCTGTTCGAGACGACCGAGGTTGCGGCCCATCTCCAGGAGGGCCTGCTGCTCGCACTCGACGATCTGTTTCGAATCGATTCGATGTTGGATCGGAGCGCCTCGGCCCAGGGCGAGCGGGCGATCAAGCTGGTGCAGCGCATCGACGACTATGTCGCGACCTATCCGACCGCTCCGATCTATACGGCCGATCTCGCCCGCGAGTTCGATGTCTCGATCCGTACACTCGGCGGCGCCGTCAGCAAGGTGCGAGGCATGAGCCTGCACCAGTACATTCGCCTGAAGCGGCTGTGGGCGACCCGCGCCCGCCTGCTCAAGGGCGGGGGCGTCACCGTGGCCACCTGCGCACGTGCCCAGGGCTTCCATCATCTCGGCGAATTTGCTGCGGCCTACCGCGCGATCTTCCACGAGGCGCCCTCCGACACGCTGGCGCGCGGCCGGCAAAGCGGTGTCCCGGGAGGCTGATGGACGCTCGCCGCGGTAACCCGGCGGCGCCGCTTCAGAACATATATGGAACAATGAGCGGCCCGAGACATAGGTGACAACTCGTACCGGACACATGGGTTACACTTTCCGCTTTTGTTCTGCGGGAGGTGTAGATGCCGTGGAAAGCGAGTTCGGTAATGGAAGAGCGCCTGCGCTTTGTCGCCCGGCTTCTGGATGGGGAAGCCATGACCGCGGTGTGCCGGGAGTTCGGCATCTCCCGCAAGACCGGGTACAAGATTTTCTGCCGCTATAAGGAGCACGGGCTGGAGGCGTTGAGCGACCGCTCCAGGCGGCCGATACGCTATGCCAACCAGCTCCCGCAGCAGCTCGAGACCCTGATCGTCCGGCTGAAGAGCGAGAAGCCGCACTGGGGCGCCCGCAAGATCCGCGAACTGCTGGTGCGCCGGCTCGATGGCGAGGTCAGGGTTCCCGCCAAGAGCACCATTCATGCGGTGCTCGATCGCCACGGCCTGGTCAAGCGCGGCGGCGGGTCGCGCCACCGCGCGCGCGGCACGCCGCTGTCGCAGGGCACGCTTGCCAATGATCTGTGGTGTGTCGACTTCAAGGGCGAGTTCAGGCTCGGCAATGGCCAGTACTGTTACCCACTGACCGTCAGCGATCATGCCTCGCGCTTCCTGCTGCTCTGTGAAGCGCTGGACTCAACGCGCGAAGACCCTGCCATTACCGCCTTCGAGCGGCTGTTCCGCGAACGTGGTTTGCCGCTGGCCATCCGCTCCGACAATGGCGTGCCCTTTGCTAGTCCCAATGCCTTGTTCAACCTCTCGAAGCTATCGGTGTGGTGGCTCAGGCTCGGCATTGCGATCGAGCGGATCAAGCCCGGCCATCCACAACAGAACGGCCGTCATGAGCGCATGCATCTCACGCTCAAAAAGGAAGCGACTAGACCGCCTGGGTTCAACAGCCTGCAGCAGCAGGATCGCTTTGACCGCTTCCTGCACGAGTTCAATGCCGAACGTCCCCACGAGGCGCTCGACATGAAGTGCCCTGCCGAGCTCTACACCGCGTCAGCGCGCCACTACGATGGCCTGCCCGAACTGTCCTATCCCTTCCACGATCGCGACGTCGTCATCACATCCTGCGGCCGCCTTTGCCTGCATCGCAAGAAAATCAACATCTCCATCGTGCTGGCCGGCCAGAAGCTCGGTATCAAGGAAGTCGACGACGGCATTTGGCTCGTCAGCTTCATGCACTACGACCTGGGATACTTCGACCTTGAGCAAAAGACCTTGCAACCCCTCGACAACCCGTTCGGCCCGAGGCCTGTCACCGATGTCTCCGGTACGACATCATCGCCCTGACTGAGATAGGCACTCTTGCTCGTTCTTGGCATGGCAGCCCCCTTGCATGGCCGCACCGAGCGGTCAACCCCCGAAGCCCGCCAGGGGCGCGCCCCTTGGGCGCGCGGGGTTGACGGCGAATGTGCGGGCCGAGCAATAATGGGCGGCGCCATGAGTGCGCGGAGTACCTGCAACCCTCGACAACCCGTTCGGCACGAGGTTGTTACCCATGTCTCAGGTACGGTCTGTTACCTATGTGTCCGGGCTGGACACAAAGACGATTGGCGCGCTCGGAAGGATTCGAACCTCCGACCCTCGGAATCGAAATCCGATGCTCTATCCAGCTGAGCTACGAGCGCCCTGACCCGGGTAGCGGGCCACCGAAATCCGCCGGCCGGCACTGGCGACGAGCCAGCACACCCGACGGCGTTCGGATCGGTTCGAATTAGCAGAGAGGCCGGCCAAT from Bradyrhizobium sp. CB1015 harbors:
- a CDS encoding alkaline phosphatase family protein, with translation MRRSLVLLSAGLTMLSTGLASAQNNTPRNLILFIPDGLRALKVTPEATPAMAEVHDKGVNFKNPHSLFPTFTMANGSAMSTGHYLGDTGVFSNTIWTNYTSGPAGDTVVPFIENDAVLGDIDEHFKGDYLNEETVLKMARDKGLSTAAIGKVGPTYQFDHTDKPEKPGLHSIVFDDSTGGKNGVALSDEVKDALTKAGLPTATPPRGDNSKAGDAKTPGTTVANVAQQAYFADVATKVVLPMFKARNKPFVLVFWSRDPDGSQHNTGDSLNQIMPGINGPTSMAGIKNADNNLAQLRKALDELGLAASTNIIVSADHGFSTISKESKTSPSAKVSYDDTPKDFLPMGFLALDLAKALDLPLFDPNDKNAKIEGNKHPKAGNGVLGKDPTKPDLVVATNGGSDLIYLPNKDKKLAAKTIKALLEQDYVSGLFVEDSLGRFPGTLPLSSINLRGKSATPTPSIVVNFRSYASDCGEAPTNCSVQVADTVLRQGQGMHGSFSRGDTMNFMAAIGPDFKAGYVDEIPVSNADVGMTAAQLMGLRSSHNGGLIGRVMSEAMPNGVVPKAYAGTVKSKPAEGGLVTVLNFQRVGSQRYFDAAGFPSRTLGLEPDTGKQKTAGK
- a CDS encoding peroxiredoxin; translation: MTLPIGATAPDFEAETTEGKIKFHDWIGNSWALLFSHPKDFTPVCTTELGALAKLKPEFDKRGVKLMGLSVDPVDRHAKWSEDIKETQGAAPNYPMIGDIDFNVSKLYGMLPASTSGDPLTRTPADNQTVRNVFIIGPDKKIKLVLVYPMTTGRNFQEILRVIDSLQLTAKHRVATPADWSQGEDVIIAGSVSNDEAKTIYPQGWKEPKPYIRIVPQPK
- a CDS encoding methyl-accepting chemotaxis protein, producing MSNLLTAKFLPRFKLGTKAVLCAVLLIAMNTALVVGAGYWSLTSAFHDRALRDIEVNLRTLALAFAETVPEAKITIRDGAVVRAEIPKMPDFKDHAIVDRSVSYVGGNATLFVFDAASGQFVRRSTNVKKENGDRAVGTQLAADHPGQAPLRRGEAYKGPATLFGKTFMTAYFPIADGTGKVAGILYVGIPMTQFEGMLSQAMESMAAAAGLAALLVLVLTLLVVRRITRPLTSVTHSLTALANGQGDVAIECEDRADEIGEIARTVAVFKSNSQERARLRSEQAAATAAAAEQRKAELRNFVEGFRGSVGGILDKVLASSGEFERAARQLTDAARSTADLSAQSAGASESASEHVRSAASASDELSQSISEITRRVQESNEISAEAVRQAEATDQRIAQLSEAGSRIGDVVKLITSIAEQTNLLALNATIEAARAGDAGRGFAVVAQEVKTLAGQTAKATDEISNQIESMQLATEESVAAIKAISQTIERISGIAGSISAAVEQQKSATHNIVASVRAAVSGTADVAVNVRHAAKGASETGETSSRMFASAQALSGESLHLKAEVESFLDRVHAA
- a CDS encoding histone, which produces MDDEKPITEQAMETITSAVETTKDAAVTAVKQVKKAAKKVAKKVAPKKAAKKKAKKAAKKTTKKAAKKSSKKAAKKSAKKAAKKAGKSKKKAKKAKR
- a CDS encoding DMT family transporter encodes the protein MNHNQETLAARAAPILFVLLWSTGFIGTKYVVNNADPLTYLAIRMAIVVGLMAIIAGIARPKWPDRAGIAHSAVAGILVHGFYLGGTAIAIAHSIPAGLSALIPGLQPILTSTIANRWLGERVTPVQWAGLVLGLGGVVLILHNRPMTGEAGLGWLASVVSLVSITLGTLYQRRYCNHIDWRAGNLVQYVAVTIFFAIGAFLFEDRVVHWTREFVLALAWLAVALSIGSIGLLYWLIRHAAATSVASLFYLVPAVTALMAYLLFGEKLDAIAIAGMALCATAVFVVNRRS
- a CDS encoding host attachment protein, translating into MDKMRMDKGDWLVVCDGRKALILENLGDEMFPNLHTKEVHEQPNPATAAQGSDAPGRLHGAVGGARSSVEQTDWHDEAERAFLRSLAGRLDAAVSSGETMALTMVASPRALGMIRADYSDGVRKALQGEVGKDLVKLPVYEIEKQLLRSGAAK
- a CDS encoding DUF3775 domain-containing protein, giving the protein MRVSPDLSISPEKVFFVISKSRRSDSEAGGGGVVLDFGDDDMSYGRSGRGQTTDRAELAGFIRALNVDEQIDLVALTWLGRGDGDLSDWSQLRAQAAQAHNQRTASYLIGTPMLADYLEEAMTQFGKSFEEFEELL
- a CDS encoding AraC family transcriptional regulator, whose product is MLFDNLAPSSALQLIGFSDVDTFRPIETMEDARSIPLDIPNFAAARAIVSLPACRIIMMRSFARILDTAYRMPGGMVILSMTDDLQANFKGVDLDVRFFAALRGNDECHFVEPRTNHHAMIIFSPGLRDRGWFDRADHLRVHVANRPALLHTRQLLLDILRTASVQPHLFETTEVAAHLQEGLLLALDDLFRIDSMLDRSASAQGERAIKLVQRIDDYVATYPTAPIYTADLAREFDVSIRTLGGAVSKVRGMSLHQYIRLKRLWATRARLLKGGGVTVATCARAQGFHHLGEFAAAYRAIFHEAPSDTLARGRQSGVPGG